Genomic segment of Cronobacter dublinensis subsp. dublinensis LMG 23823:
CGGCCGCGGCGCGCCGGGGAACAGCCAGCAGATAAGCGCTATCAGCACCGCGCCCTTAAGCAGCCCCAGCACCGGCGTGTGCAGCAGCAGATACGGCAGATAGTTAAGGTGAATGTCGAACGAGCCTTCCGCCGCGCCGCTCATGACAAGGTTCGGCACGTTAGCGGGCAGAATAGTCGCGGAGAGCTGGAAGGTACCGAAGCCCACCGCCAGCGCCAGGCCGTACCAGCCGCGGGTGTTTTCTTCGATACCGGCGCGTCTGGCCATTGCCGCCACAATCGGCATCAGCAGCGCGATGCGCCCCATGTTGGAGGGCATCACAAACGCCAGCGCGTAGCTGAGCAGCACGACGCTCGCCACCATCTGCCACCAGGAGTCGGTCAGGCGCGCCGACAGCGCCCGCGCGGCGCGATCCGCCAGCCCGGTTTTGCGGATAGCCACGCCCAGCACGAAGCCGCTGAACACCAGCCAGAACGCCGATGACGCAAAACCGCCGAACAGCACTTCCGGCGGCGCGATTTTGGCTATCATCGCCACCGCGAAAAAGAGCAGCGCGGTGATAAATTCCGGCAGCAGCGACGTCGCCCAGAGCACGATCGTCAGCAGAATAATAAGGGAAGGTAAGAAAAGCGGGTGCGCAAGCCAGACGGACATACCTGTCTCCTGATGAAATTTTCAGCAAGTCTACGGCGCGCCAGACGTTAAGTAAATGTTATGGCTTAGCGTTATCCAGAATGGCGCAGTCGTGATCCTGTAGCTCCTCGCTGTGCGCCACGTTCAGTTGCAGAAGGTTGCGGCGGGTCGCGAGCAGGACAAACGCGCCGTCTTTAAGCGGCGCCAGCGCCAGTGAGTAACGCCCCATGTGTTCACGCGCCTCCGGCACCTCCTGCGCTAGCATCAGGAACGGCGAGCGGCGCGACAGCTCTTCGCCGGTGATGCGACGCGCCAGATAGTCGTGGCCGCGAAGGTTGCCCGGAAACGGCTGCCAGCGGCTGCCGATGGCGGTCATGGCAGCGTCAAGCTGCGCGCGGACATCCGGGCGCAGGCAGGAAATATGGATATGCAGATGGTTCTGGGTGCGGCCCAGCGCAGAGTTGATGGCCAGCGAAACGGCGCTGTCCGGCACGGTGTCGCCGCGCTTTTCGCTCATCCAGCGGCGCGCCTGCCAGGCCTGCCAGAAAAAGTTGGGCGTGTTGTCTGCGAGCAGCAGCGGGCTTTCGATGCCGTTGATTTTCCACAGCGGCATTAACAGGTATTGCAGCGGGCCGTTGATGTCTTTCAGCACGGCGTAGCCGGCAGGGAGATTCACCTGTGCGCAGGGGGCGGGGTTGTGACGCTCGCGTTCGCCGGGCAGGCACTGCTGCGTGACGATGCGCCGTAACACATCGGGGTCGTCCGGGAGGAAATAGCGCCACGCCACCAGCGCGGCCAGCGCCAGTAAGACAATGAGTGTGATTGTGACAGACACTATTCGCTTCATGCTTCGCCCTGATGATTCCGTAAACGCAAAGCGTAGCGTAAAACGGACCGCTACGGGGCACTATTGCGCGGAAAAGGCGGGCCACATCCTTGTGGCCAGGGTATTTAACGCTTGCTGATTTGATCGAACGTGCCGCCGTTGGCAAAGTGCGTCTGCTGCGCTTTGGTCCAGCCGCCGAACACGTCATCAATGGTGAACAGCTTGAGTTTCGGGAAGGTGTTTTCATATTTGGCCGCGATCTGCGCATCGCGCGGGCGGTAGAAGTTTTTCGCGGCGATCTCCTGGCCTTCCGGCGAGTAGAGGTATTTCAGGTAGGCTTCCGCCACCGCCTGCGTGCCTTTCTCCTGCGCGACTTTATCGACGACCGAGACGGTCGGCTCCGCGAGAATAGACTCGCTCGGGGTCACGATTTCAAATTTGTCTTTGCCAAGCTCGTTAGCCGCCAGCAGCGCCTCGTTTTCCCAGGCGATCAGCACGTCGCCAATGCCGCGCTCAACGAAAGTGTTGGTCGCGCCGCGCGCGCCGGAATCGAGCACTTCAACGTTTTTATACAGCGCCTTGACGAACTCCTGGGCTTTCGCCTGATCGCCGTTGTTGTGATGCAGCGCGTAACCCCAGGCGGCCAGATAGTTCCAGCGCGCGCCGCCGGAGCTCTTCGGATTCGGCGTG
This window contains:
- a CDS encoding SLC13 family permease — encoded protein: MSVWLAHPLFLPSLIILLTIVLWATSLLPEFITALLFFAVAMIAKIAPPEVLFGGFASSAFWLVFSGFVLGVAIRKTGLADRAARALSARLTDSWWQMVASVVLLSYALAFVMPSNMGRIALLMPIVAAMARRAGIEENTRGWYGLALAVGFGTFQLSATILPANVPNLVMSGAAEGSFDIHLNYLPYLLLHTPVLGLLKGAVLIALICWLFPGAPRPPRELPAATPMSRAEKRLGWLLLVVLVLWVTESWHGIGPAWTGLAAAVITLLPRVGFITGDEFASGVNMRTCIYVAGILGLATTVTHTGIGSAVGAALMQIMPLDPARPFTSFAALTGITTALNFIMTANGVPALYTTLAESFSRSTGFPLLSTIMIQVLGYSTPLLPYQASPIVVAMALGNVPARAGMKLCLALAIVTFLFLLPLDYGWFRLLGKL
- a CDS encoding CDP-diacylglycerol diphosphatase; translated protein: MKRIVSVTITLIVLLALAALVAWRYFLPDDPDVLRRIVTQQCLPGERERHNPAPCAQVNLPAGYAVLKDINGPLQYLLMPLWKINGIESPLLLADNTPNFFWQAWQARRWMSEKRGDTVPDSAVSLAINSALGRTQNHLHIHISCLRPDVRAQLDAAMTAIGSRWQPFPGNLRGHDYLARRITGEELSRRSPFLMLAQEVPEAREHMGRYSLALAPLKDGAFVLLATRRNLLQLNVAHSEELQDHDCAILDNAKP
- a CDS encoding sulfate ABC transporter substrate-binding protein translates to MNKWGVGITLLLASASVLAKDVQLLNVSYDPTREFYEQYNKAFSAHWKKETGDNVVVRQSHGGSGKQATSVINGIKADVVTLALAYDVDAIAERGRIDKNWIKRLPDNSAPYTSTIVFLVRKGNPKQIKDWNDLVKPGVSVITPNPKSSGGARWNYLAAWGYALHHNNGDQAKAQEFVKALYKNVEVLDSGARGATNTFVERGIGDVLIAWENEALLAANELGKDKFEIVTPSESILAEPTVSVVDKVAQEKGTQAVAEAYLKYLYSPEGQEIAAKNFYRPRDAQIAAKYENTFPKLKLFTIDDVFGGWTKAQQTHFANGGTFDQISKR